The following proteins are co-located in the Sardina pilchardus chromosome 24, fSarPil1.1, whole genome shotgun sequence genome:
- the gatad2b gene encoding transcriptional repressor p66-beta isoform X2: protein MQRRGMERMSEEALRLNLLKRGLEGPDERAEEALAKRLKMEGHEAMERLKMLALLKRKDLAALEGALGASVGGGGGGDGKGPGGSHQALLGAAAAAAAYEEKLNGSLRGGGGGGGGGGPGKNGKENMLDDGPVDMSARRSWLNRPCSNYKWDQEYIINDRERERDRERERERERDRDRERERERDRDRERERERERERDRERERERDHRRRTPSPDVIVLSDNEASSPRGTPQPEERHKLANLEMFKGKTGEERQQMIKALREELRLEEARLVLLKKLRQSQMQKENVVQKVPVVQNAPSSVQPSPMHSSQGLGKMPVRPGMHSTEPQNLRTAQGHTVIRSATNANLPPMMMSQRVIAPNPAQLQGQRLPSKPGMGRPNTGGMGNAVSYQQATSQQVAASQRSASSSAIYMNLAHMQAAGAAGVGGGVGGVGAVSPSGMPSATAVASMQDQASSQAAAKLALRKQLEKTLLEIPPPKPPAPLLHFLPSAANSEFIYMVGLEEVVQSVIDSQHQGKLRGSMSNTEPFLCAQCKTDFTPHWKQEKGGRILCEQCMTSNQKKALKAEHTNRLKNAFVKALQQEQEIEQRLQKQAALSPSTAQTVTSVSKAETMIRHHALRQAPQPQAAAMQRSLSSSARGVLSNFAQASQLQVASGLLGMAGKHCGGGGGGGGGGGGSSRSQHDSHRQIYNIPGLNIAYLNPGAVGGHKASSLADRQREYLLDMIPPRSISQSITGQK, encoded by the exons gatggaGCGCATGAGTGAGGAGGCCTTGCGGCTGAATCTGCTCAAGCGTGGCCTGGAGGGTCCGGACGAGCGGGCCGAGGAGGCGCTGGCCAAGCGCCTGAAGATGGAGGGCCACGAGGCCATGGAGCGCCTCAAGATGCTGGCCCTGCTCAAGCGCAAGGACCTGGCCGCCCTGGAGGGGGCGCTAGGGGCCAGCgtcgggggagggggaggaggcgaCGGGAAGGGCCCCGGCGGGAGCCACCAGGCCCTGCTGGGGGCCGCGGCAGCCGCCGCCGCCTACGAGGAGAAGCTGAACGGGAGCCTacgtggaggaggtggaggaggaggaggaggag GCCCGGGGAAGAACGGGAAGGAGAACATGCTGGACGACGGGCCAGTGGACATGAGCGCCCGGCGGAG cTGGTTGAATAGGCCGTGCAGTAACTACAAATGGGACCAAGAATATATCATTAA TGACCGTGAACGTGAACGCGATCGTGAACGTGAACGTGAACGTGAACGCGATCGCGATCGTGAACGTGAACGTGAACGTGACCGCGATCGTGAACGTGAACGTGAACGTGAACGTGAACGTGACCGTGAACGCGAACGTGAACGCGACCACAGACGCCGCACCCCGTCCCCAGACGTCATCGTGCTTTCGGACAACGAGGCGTCCAGCCCCCGTGGCACCCCTCAGCCCGAGGAGCGGCACAAGCTCGCCAACCTCGAGATGTTCAAG ggtaAAACAGGCGAGGAGCGTCAGCAGATGATCAAGGCTCTGCGGGAGGAGTTGCGTCTGGAGGAGGCTCGGCTGGTGCTGCTCAAGAAGCTCCGCCAGAGCCAGATGCAGAAGGAGAACGTCGTCCAGAAG GTGCCAGTAGTCCAGAATGCCCCCTCTTCGGTGCAGCCCTCCCCCATGCACAGCTCTCAGGGTCTGGGCAAGATGCCCGTGAGACCAGGCATGCACTCCACAGAGCCCCAGAACCTTCGcactgcacag GGTCACACAGTGATCAGGTCAGCCACCAATGCCAACCTGCCCCcaatgatgatgtcacagaGGGTGATTGCCCCCAACCCGGCCCAGCTCCAGGGTCAGAGGTTGCCCTCCAAGCCTGGCATGGGTCGCCCCAACACAGGGGGCATGGGCAACGCCGTCAGCTACCAGCAG GCCACCAGCCAGCAGGTGGCGGCGTCCCAGCGCTCGGCCTCCTCCTCGGCCATCTACATGAACCTGGCGCACATGCAGGCGGCGGGAGCCGCCGGGGTCGGTGGCGGAGTGGGCGGCGTGGGCGCGGTCAGCCCCTCCGGGATGCCCAGCGCCACCGCGGTGGCGTCCATGCAGGACCAGGCCAGCAGCCAGGCGGCCGCCAAGCTGGCGCTGCGCAAGCAGCTGGAGAAGACCCTGCTGGAGATCCCGCCGCCCAAGCCGCCCGCGCCGCTCCTCCACTTCCTGCCCTCGGCCGCCAACAGCGAGTTCATCTACATGGTGggcctggaggaggtggtgcagAGCGTCATCGACAGCCAACaccagg GTAAGCTGCGGGGCTCGATGTCCAACACCGAGCCGTTCCTGTGCGCCCAGTGCAAGACGGACTTCACCCCCCACTGGAAGCAGGAGAAGGGCGGGCGCATCCTCTGCGAGCAGTGCATGACGTCCAATCAGAAGAAGGCGCTGAAAGCCGAGCACACCAACCGGCTGAAGAACGCGTTCGTCAAGGccctgcagcaggagcag GAGATTGAGCAGAGGCTCCAGAAGCAGGCCGCtctctcccccagcaccgcCCAGACGGTGACCAGCGTCAGCAAGGCCGAGACCATGATCCGGCACCATGCCCTCAGACAG GCTCCTCAGCCCCAGGCTGCGGCTATGCAGCGAAGCTTGTCCAGCTCAGCGCGGGGCGTCCTGTCCAACTTCGCCCAGGCCTCCCAGCTGCAGGTGGCCAGCGGCCTGCTGGGGATGGCCGGGAAGCActgcggtggaggaggaggtggaggaggaggtggtggaggcagCAGCCGGAGTCAGCATGACAGCCACAGGCAGATCTACAACATCCCCG GACTGAACATAGCCTATCTGAATCCTGGAGCCGTTGGGGGCCACAAAGCGTCCAGCCTAGCAGACCGGCAGCGGGAGTACCTGCTGGACATGATCCCGCCGCGGTCCATATCGCAGTCCATCACTGGACAGAAATGA
- the gatad2b gene encoding transcriptional repressor p66-beta isoform X1, with the protein MSIGMSMAHMAGVHMAHVGHMGLHAGPGKNGKENMLDDGPVDMSARRSDRERERDRERERERERDRDRERERERDRDRERERERERERDRERERERDHRRRTPSPDVIVLSDNEASSPRGTPQPEERHKLANLEMFKGKTGEERQQMIKALREELRLEEARLVLLKKLRQSQMQKENVVQKVPVVQNAPSSVQPSPMHSSQGLGKMPVRPGMHSTEPQNLRTAQGHTVIRSATNANLPPMMMSQRVIAPNPAQLQGQRLPSKPGMGRPNTGGMGNAVSYQQATSQQVAASQRSASSSAIYMNLAHMQAAGAAGVGGGVGGVGAVSPSGMPSATAVASMQDQASSQAAAKLALRKQLEKTLLEIPPPKPPAPLLHFLPSAANSEFIYMVGLEEVVQSVIDSQHQGKLRGSMSNTEPFLCAQCKTDFTPHWKQEKGGRILCEQCMTSNQKKALKAEHTNRLKNAFVKALQQEQEIEQRLQKQAALSPSTAQTVTSVSKAETMIRHHALRQAPQPQAAAMQRSLSSSARGVLSNFAQASQLQVASGLLGMAGKHCGGGGGGGGGGGGSSRSQHDSHRQIYNIPGLNIAYLNPGAVGGHKASSLADRQREYLLDMIPPRSISQSITGQK; encoded by the exons ATGAGCATCGGGATGAGCATGGCGCACATGGCGGGCGTGCACATGGCGCACGTCGGACACATGGGGCTCCACGCAGGCCCGGGGAAGAACGGGAAGGAGAACATGCTGGACGACGGGCCAGTGGACATGAGCGCCCGGCGGAG TGACCGTGAACGTGAACGCGATCGTGAACGTGAACGTGAACGTGAACGCGATCGCGATCGTGAACGTGAACGTGAACGTGACCGCGATCGTGAACGTGAACGTGAACGTGAACGTGAACGTGACCGTGAACGCGAACGTGAACGCGACCACAGACGCCGCACCCCGTCCCCAGACGTCATCGTGCTTTCGGACAACGAGGCGTCCAGCCCCCGTGGCACCCCTCAGCCCGAGGAGCGGCACAAGCTCGCCAACCTCGAGATGTTCAAG ggtaAAACAGGCGAGGAGCGTCAGCAGATGATCAAGGCTCTGCGGGAGGAGTTGCGTCTGGAGGAGGCTCGGCTGGTGCTGCTCAAGAAGCTCCGCCAGAGCCAGATGCAGAAGGAGAACGTCGTCCAGAAG GTGCCAGTAGTCCAGAATGCCCCCTCTTCGGTGCAGCCCTCCCCCATGCACAGCTCTCAGGGTCTGGGCAAGATGCCCGTGAGACCAGGCATGCACTCCACAGAGCCCCAGAACCTTCGcactgcacag GGTCACACAGTGATCAGGTCAGCCACCAATGCCAACCTGCCCCcaatgatgatgtcacagaGGGTGATTGCCCCCAACCCGGCCCAGCTCCAGGGTCAGAGGTTGCCCTCCAAGCCTGGCATGGGTCGCCCCAACACAGGGGGCATGGGCAACGCCGTCAGCTACCAGCAG GCCACCAGCCAGCAGGTGGCGGCGTCCCAGCGCTCGGCCTCCTCCTCGGCCATCTACATGAACCTGGCGCACATGCAGGCGGCGGGAGCCGCCGGGGTCGGTGGCGGAGTGGGCGGCGTGGGCGCGGTCAGCCCCTCCGGGATGCCCAGCGCCACCGCGGTGGCGTCCATGCAGGACCAGGCCAGCAGCCAGGCGGCCGCCAAGCTGGCGCTGCGCAAGCAGCTGGAGAAGACCCTGCTGGAGATCCCGCCGCCCAAGCCGCCCGCGCCGCTCCTCCACTTCCTGCCCTCGGCCGCCAACAGCGAGTTCATCTACATGGTGggcctggaggaggtggtgcagAGCGTCATCGACAGCCAACaccagg GTAAGCTGCGGGGCTCGATGTCCAACACCGAGCCGTTCCTGTGCGCCCAGTGCAAGACGGACTTCACCCCCCACTGGAAGCAGGAGAAGGGCGGGCGCATCCTCTGCGAGCAGTGCATGACGTCCAATCAGAAGAAGGCGCTGAAAGCCGAGCACACCAACCGGCTGAAGAACGCGTTCGTCAAGGccctgcagcaggagcag GAGATTGAGCAGAGGCTCCAGAAGCAGGCCGCtctctcccccagcaccgcCCAGACGGTGACCAGCGTCAGCAAGGCCGAGACCATGATCCGGCACCATGCCCTCAGACAG GCTCCTCAGCCCCAGGCTGCGGCTATGCAGCGAAGCTTGTCCAGCTCAGCGCGGGGCGTCCTGTCCAACTTCGCCCAGGCCTCCCAGCTGCAGGTGGCCAGCGGCCTGCTGGGGATGGCCGGGAAGCActgcggtggaggaggaggtggaggaggaggtggtggaggcagCAGCCGGAGTCAGCATGACAGCCACAGGCAGATCTACAACATCCCCG GACTGAACATAGCCTATCTGAATCCTGGAGCCGTTGGGGGCCACAAAGCGTCCAGCCTAGCAGACCGGCAGCGGGAGTACCTGCTGGACATGATCCCGCCGCGGTCCATATCGCAGTCCATCACTGGACAGAAATGA